The Triplophysa dalaica isolate WHDGS20190420 chromosome 5, ASM1584641v1, whole genome shotgun sequence genome window below encodes:
- the ttc41 gene encoding putative tetratricopeptide repeat protein 41 isoform X1 yields MQGTKKRVRPVSRYLACPLRPYMCHVEDDLQQELSYLHAQVFPYLDSLCLARGTCFRPVDLQRSKERGDEDLSSQTTHKTPALSDQQLKISLDLIDRSPFFICLLGYKYGDFGSTFDIGPRSFSEVARNLHVAAMSGYPWVTEDECGTCCLTELEIIKAAFQDEHRTCFFYFKDYTPLDNMENISDEMLMSLSELYTENHSVRRRMRNLKRRIIGRCLPVRFFRNLHELGMMMRNDWEGVINQFYGDPEYPIAGRQDLLDLRYHESHGRALCDWFVPSTQSTKILNTFNTFVHPITQHTKSEMHSRNREAHFKCDLGSRESEKSVLLVSGERGCGKSTLAARWLQTFCRENPDVPVISHFCGTSTSSTDVRSMLRQWTAELQRVHYDWDGVLEDATEFKPLHHMVQAFSAALRYGPCVLLLDGVDLLTESFGLSVQEVKELRWLPNALPPHCKCIITTTFTDLTYKSLNVRTDVHTLTCPPLSDPIIHRSVLFKHLSLPCKELPTRVFQRIAAKKLCHLPAFLALLGTEMRSCGVQREKEEEIEMLEEYIDVDSMPELCVKVILRWVKDYNGSRSRTKAMSQCKATSHTTNAALFTEGTSLLYKTRVWPMRCIYSPSLFLSSDLSGWVWDTLCLIHLSHAGLTEAEILALLEDLGYLGNPKDEVLEWARLRSAVWPWVQERANGHLTIMHQSFSQAMNLLLLDSRGQVKSQKDFNQILADFFQKSSLQRCSWVRKMEEIPWHLMHMGSFTELHSFLSDPVTVEALSNILEQNPKLTTDVIHYWTLLRDRGFDPASSFQFLMFQACRMEDLDERTTWRLSLFCAKVLLCFGESHQAEELLLQTDQIFRRVKMRKSKGDELDRDILKLVLKVQHLLANFYVQMHRLKDAEMYCHKALETAQHLTDSTEVQFIVGQMLCCLCLILLEDRRLNAVPGLLKEISSDRHMSDHPRSEGTVLFLKAIYKSSLNELEEAERCLRAALSSRRGWYGSEHRLVAEVEEQLADLWADTQSHTEWEQRKIVEVYRHVLSIKDTEAQTLQQVNLQQDLCVILVKFGKFLLRSSSKAERREGLDLLQRASDIRIRILGREHPLTIELEHGSNTDGIGMRKFAAEVNRTVSNRKQTLRPSPTTSLLQLQQTKSKSLITRPTIRLSRTSSDLRPSPDNPIYSQDETLKRPWTTFQVSVFGPQSDIRTLLPTVKGLHMSRLRSVRRSFPERCIIQEEALKPQNQ; encoded by the exons atgcaaGGGACAAAAAAGAGGGTGAGACCTGTCAGCCGATATCTGGCGTGTCCTCTTCGGCCTTACATGTGCCATGTAGAAGATGATCTACAGCAGGAGTTATCTTACCTTCATGCACAGGTGTTCCCTTACCTGGACTCACTTTGCTTGGCCAGAGGAACATGTTTCCGTCCTGTGGACTTGCAGCGAAGCAAAGAAAGAGGAGATGAAGACTTGAGCTCCCAAACCACCCATAAGACACCTGCTCTCTCCGATCAACAGTTGAAAATCAGTCTGGATCTCATTGATCGATCgccttttttcatttgtcttctTGGATATAAATATGGTGATTTCGGGTCCACGTTCGATATTGGACCTCGCTCTTTCTCTGAAGTGGCCAGGAACTTACATGTTGCTGCAATGTCTGGTTACCCTTGGGTCACGGAGGACGAGTGCGGAACCTGCTGCCTGACAGAGCTGGAGATCATCAAGGCGGCATTTCAGGACGAGCACAGgacatgtttcttttatttcaaagaCTACACGCCCCTGGACAATATGGAGAATATCAGTGATGAAATGCTCATGTCCCTGAGTGAGCTGTACACTGAGAACCATAGTGTGAGACGTCGAATGAGAAATCTTAAAAGACGAATTATAGGCCGCTGTCTTCCTGTCAG ATTCTTCAGAAACTTGCATGAGCTTGGGATGATGATGAGGAATGACTGGGAAGGAGTTATAAATCAGTTTTATGGAGATCCAGAGTATCCGATCGCAG gaaGGCAAGATTTATTGGATCTCCGTTATCATGAGAGCCACGGCCGTGCATTGTGCGACTGGTTTGTTCCCTCAACACAATCCACTAAAATACTGAACACATTCAACACATTTGTGCATCCTATAACCCAACACACAAAATCTGAGATGCACTCGAGAAATCGAGAAGCGCATTTCAAATG TGATCTTGGGAGCAGAGAGTCGGAGAAGTCGGTTTTGCTGGTGAGTGGTGAAAGGGGTTGTGGGAAGTCAACTCTGGCGGCACGGTGGCTACAGACCTTCTGCAGAGAGAACCCTGATGTTCCGGTCATCTCTCATTTCTGTGGGACAAGCACGTCCAGCACTGATGTCAGATCCATGCTTAGACAATGGACCGCTGAACTTCAAAGAGTGCATTATG ATTGGGATGGAGTTTTGGAAGATGCGACTGAGTTTAAACCCCTTCATCACATGGTGCAGGCATTCTCTGCAGCACTCCGATATGGGCCTTGTGTACTTTTACTAGATGGCGTTGACCTTCTGACAGAATCATTTGGACTTTCGGTTCAAGAG GTGAAGGAGCTAAGATGGTTGCCGAATGCTCTACCTCCCCATTGTAAATGTATCATTACGACCACATTTACTGACCTCACTTATAAAAGTCTCAACGTCAGGACCGATGTCCACACTCTCACATGTCCTCCTCTATCTGATCCCATCATCCACCGCAGTGTTTTATTCAAACATCTCTCATTACCCTGCAAAGAACTGCCAACCCGTGTTTTCCAAAGAATTGCGGCTAAGAAGCTATGCCACTTGCCGGCCTTTTTAGCTCTCCTTGGTACAGAAATGCGGTCGTGTGGGGTGCAGAGGGAGAAAGAAGAAGAGATCGAGATGTTGGAGGAATACATAGATGTTGATTCAATGCCAGAGCTCTGTGTGAAGGTCATTCTTCGCTGGGTGAAAGATTACAATGGATCTCGTAGTCGAACAAAAGCTATGAGTCAATGTAAAGCCACTAGCCATACAACAAATGCTGCATTATTTACAGAAGGTACATCCTTATTATATAAAACCAGAGTCTGGCCAATGAGATGTATTTACAGCccttctctcttcctctcttcaGACCTGTCGGGCTGGGTATGGGACACATTGTGCTTAATTCATCTGTCTCATGCTGGTCTGACTGAGGCTGAGATTCTGGCTTTGTTGGAAGATCTTGGTTATCTTGGTAATCCCAAAGATGAGGTGCTGGAGTGGGCCCGACTGCGCTCTGCAGTTTGGCCCTGGGTTCAGGAGAGAGCCAATGGTCATTTGACCATCATGCATCAGTCTTTTAGCCAAGCTATGAACCTGCTGCTTCTTG ATTCGAGGGGTCAGGTTAAGAGCCAAAAGGACTTCAACCAGATCCTCGCTGACTTCTTTCAGAAGTCCAGTTTGCAACGTTGTTCTTGGGTACGGAAGATGGAAGAGATTCCTTGGCACCTGATGCACATGGGCTCTTTCACAGAGCTACACAGTTTCCTCAGCGATCCAGT TACTGTAGAGGCTTTGTCAAACATACTGGAGCAGAACCCAAAGCTGACGACTGATGTTATACATTACTGGACACTACTGAGGGACAGAGGTTTTGACCCTGCTTCTTCTTTCCAGTTTCTGATGTTTCAGGCTTGTAGAATGGAGGATCTTGATg aaagaACCACATGGAGATTATCACTGTTCTGCGCGAAGGTTCTCCTCTGTTTTGGTGAGAGCCATCAGGCCGAGGAGCTGTTACTACAAACTGATCAGATCTTCCGAAGGGTCAAAATGAGGAAAAGCAAA GGTGATGAACTGGACAGAGACATTTTGAAGTTAGTCTTGAAGGTGCAGCATTTGCTGGCAAATTTCTATGTCCAAATGCACCGGCTGAAGGATGCCGAGATGTATTGCCACAAGGCACTCGAGACAGCACAGCACCTGACAGATAGCACAGAGGTCCAATTTATAGTCG GACAGATGCTATGTTGTCTGTGTCTGATATTGCTGGAAGACAGACGACTGAATGCAGTGCCAGGACTTCTGAAAGAGATCAGCTCTGATAGACACATGTCTGACCATCCCCGTTCCGAAGGCACTGTGTTGTTTTTGAAGGCCATATACAA ATCGAGTCTCAATGAGCTTGAGGAAGCTGAGAGATGTCTCCGAGCGGCCCTGTCCAGCAGGAGGGGCTGGTATGGTTCTGAGCATCGACTGGTGGCAGAAGTGGAGGAGCAGCTCGCAGATCTCTGGGCcgacacacagtcacacacaga ATGGGAACAGAGGAAGATTGTTGAAGTGTACCGCCATGTTTTGAGCATTAAAGATACTGAGGCTCAAACGTTGCAACAAGTCAACCTGCAGCAAGATCTGTGTGTGATTCTTGTGAAGTTCG GTAAATTCCTGTTGCGTAGCAGCAGTAAGGCAGAGAGGAGAGAGGGGCTGGATCTACTTCAGAGAGCTTCAGACATTAGGATTCGCATCCTGGGCCGAGAGCACCCGCTCACCATAGAGTTAGAGCA TGGTTCAAACACTGATGGTATAGGAATGAGGAAATTTGCGGCAGAGGTGAACAGGACCGTCTCAAACAGGAAACAGACATTGAGGCCATCACCCACGACTTCTCTCCTCCAGCtacaacaaacaaaatcaaagtcACTTATAACAAGACCAACCATCAGACTCTCAAGGACCTCATCAGATCTAAGACCATCACCGGATAATCCAATTTACAGCCAGGATGAAACCCTAAAGAGACCATGGACGACCTTCCAGGTCTCAGTATTTGGGCCACAGAGTGATATAAGAACTCTGTTGCCAACAGTAAAAGGTTTACATATGTCCCGTCTGAGGTCAGTTAGGAGGTCTTTCCCAGAGAGATGCATCATACAGGAGGAAGCACTTAAACCACAGAACCAGTAG
- the ttc41 gene encoding putative tetratricopeptide repeat protein 41 isoform X3 — protein MQGTKKRVRPVSRYLACPLRPYMCHVEDDLQQELSYLHAQVFPYLDSLCLARGTCFRPVDLQRSKERGDEDLSSQTTHKTPALSDQQLKISLDLIDRSPFFICLLGYKYGDFGSTFDIGPRSFSEVARNLHVAAMSGYPWVTEDECGTCCLTELEIIKAAFQDEHRTCFFYFKDYTPLDNMENISDEMLMSLSELYTENHSVRRRMRNLKRRIIGRCLPVRFFRNLHELGMMMRNDWEGVINQFYGDPEYPIAGRQDLLDLRYHESHGRALCDWFVPSTQSTKILNTFNTFVHPITQHTKSEMHSRNREAHFKCDLGSRESEKSVLLVSGERGCGKSTLAARWLQTFCRENPDVPVISHFCGTSTSSTDVRSMLRQWTAELQRVHYDWDGVLEDATEFKPLHHMVQAFSAALRYGPCVLLLDGVDLLTESFGLSVQEVKELRWLPNALPPHCKCIITTTFTDLTYKSLNVRTDVHTLTCPPLSDPIIHRSVLFKHLSLPCKELPTRVFQRIAAKKLCHLPAFLALLGTEMRSCGVQREKEEEIEMLEEYIDVDSMPELCVKVILRWVKDYNGSRSRTKAMSQCKATSHTTNAALFTEDLSGWVWDTLCLIHLSHAGLTEAEILALLEDLGYLGNPKDEVLEWARLRSAVWPWVQERANGHLTIMHQSFSQAMNLLLLDSRGQVKSQKDFNQILADFFQKSSLQRCSWVRKMEEIPWHLMHMGSFTELHSFLSDPVTVEALSNILEQNPKLTTDVIHYWTLLRDRGFDPASSFQFLMFQACRMEDLDERTTWRLSLFCAKVLLCFGESHQAEELLLQTDQIFRRVKMRKSKGDELDRDILKLVLKVQHLLANFYVQMHRLKDAEMYCHKALETAQHLTDSTEVQFIVGQMLCCLCLILLEDRRLNAVPGLLKEISSDRHMSDHPRSEGTVLFLKAIYKSSLNELEEAERCLRAALSSRRGWYGSEHRLVAEVEEQLADLWADTQSHTEWEQRKIVEVYRHVLSIKDTEAQTLQQVNLQQDLCVILVKFGKFLLRSSSKAERREGLDLLQRASDIRIRILGREHPLTIELEHGSNTDGIGMRKFAAEVNRTVSNRKQTLRPSPTTSLLQLQQTKSKSLITRPTIRLSRTSSDLRPSPDNPIYSQDETLKRPWTTFQVSVFGPQSDIRTLLPTVKGLHMSRLRSVRRSFPERCIIQEEALKPQNQ, from the exons atgcaaGGGACAAAAAAGAGGGTGAGACCTGTCAGCCGATATCTGGCGTGTCCTCTTCGGCCTTACATGTGCCATGTAGAAGATGATCTACAGCAGGAGTTATCTTACCTTCATGCACAGGTGTTCCCTTACCTGGACTCACTTTGCTTGGCCAGAGGAACATGTTTCCGTCCTGTGGACTTGCAGCGAAGCAAAGAAAGAGGAGATGAAGACTTGAGCTCCCAAACCACCCATAAGACACCTGCTCTCTCCGATCAACAGTTGAAAATCAGTCTGGATCTCATTGATCGATCgccttttttcatttgtcttctTGGATATAAATATGGTGATTTCGGGTCCACGTTCGATATTGGACCTCGCTCTTTCTCTGAAGTGGCCAGGAACTTACATGTTGCTGCAATGTCTGGTTACCCTTGGGTCACGGAGGACGAGTGCGGAACCTGCTGCCTGACAGAGCTGGAGATCATCAAGGCGGCATTTCAGGACGAGCACAGgacatgtttcttttatttcaaagaCTACACGCCCCTGGACAATATGGAGAATATCAGTGATGAAATGCTCATGTCCCTGAGTGAGCTGTACACTGAGAACCATAGTGTGAGACGTCGAATGAGAAATCTTAAAAGACGAATTATAGGCCGCTGTCTTCCTGTCAG ATTCTTCAGAAACTTGCATGAGCTTGGGATGATGATGAGGAATGACTGGGAAGGAGTTATAAATCAGTTTTATGGAGATCCAGAGTATCCGATCGCAG gaaGGCAAGATTTATTGGATCTCCGTTATCATGAGAGCCACGGCCGTGCATTGTGCGACTGGTTTGTTCCCTCAACACAATCCACTAAAATACTGAACACATTCAACACATTTGTGCATCCTATAACCCAACACACAAAATCTGAGATGCACTCGAGAAATCGAGAAGCGCATTTCAAATG TGATCTTGGGAGCAGAGAGTCGGAGAAGTCGGTTTTGCTGGTGAGTGGTGAAAGGGGTTGTGGGAAGTCAACTCTGGCGGCACGGTGGCTACAGACCTTCTGCAGAGAGAACCCTGATGTTCCGGTCATCTCTCATTTCTGTGGGACAAGCACGTCCAGCACTGATGTCAGATCCATGCTTAGACAATGGACCGCTGAACTTCAAAGAGTGCATTATG ATTGGGATGGAGTTTTGGAAGATGCGACTGAGTTTAAACCCCTTCATCACATGGTGCAGGCATTCTCTGCAGCACTCCGATATGGGCCTTGTGTACTTTTACTAGATGGCGTTGACCTTCTGACAGAATCATTTGGACTTTCGGTTCAAGAG GTGAAGGAGCTAAGATGGTTGCCGAATGCTCTACCTCCCCATTGTAAATGTATCATTACGACCACATTTACTGACCTCACTTATAAAAGTCTCAACGTCAGGACCGATGTCCACACTCTCACATGTCCTCCTCTATCTGATCCCATCATCCACCGCAGTGTTTTATTCAAACATCTCTCATTACCCTGCAAAGAACTGCCAACCCGTGTTTTCCAAAGAATTGCGGCTAAGAAGCTATGCCACTTGCCGGCCTTTTTAGCTCTCCTTGGTACAGAAATGCGGTCGTGTGGGGTGCAGAGGGAGAAAGAAGAAGAGATCGAGATGTTGGAGGAATACATAGATGTTGATTCAATGCCAGAGCTCTGTGTGAAGGTCATTCTTCGCTGGGTGAAAGATTACAATGGATCTCGTAGTCGAACAAAAGCTATGAGTCAATGTAAAGCCACTAGCCATACAACAAATGCTGCATTATTTACAGAAG ACCTGTCGGGCTGGGTATGGGACACATTGTGCTTAATTCATCTGTCTCATGCTGGTCTGACTGAGGCTGAGATTCTGGCTTTGTTGGAAGATCTTGGTTATCTTGGTAATCCCAAAGATGAGGTGCTGGAGTGGGCCCGACTGCGCTCTGCAGTTTGGCCCTGGGTTCAGGAGAGAGCCAATGGTCATTTGACCATCATGCATCAGTCTTTTAGCCAAGCTATGAACCTGCTGCTTCTTG ATTCGAGGGGTCAGGTTAAGAGCCAAAAGGACTTCAACCAGATCCTCGCTGACTTCTTTCAGAAGTCCAGTTTGCAACGTTGTTCTTGGGTACGGAAGATGGAAGAGATTCCTTGGCACCTGATGCACATGGGCTCTTTCACAGAGCTACACAGTTTCCTCAGCGATCCAGT TACTGTAGAGGCTTTGTCAAACATACTGGAGCAGAACCCAAAGCTGACGACTGATGTTATACATTACTGGACACTACTGAGGGACAGAGGTTTTGACCCTGCTTCTTCTTTCCAGTTTCTGATGTTTCAGGCTTGTAGAATGGAGGATCTTGATg aaagaACCACATGGAGATTATCACTGTTCTGCGCGAAGGTTCTCCTCTGTTTTGGTGAGAGCCATCAGGCCGAGGAGCTGTTACTACAAACTGATCAGATCTTCCGAAGGGTCAAAATGAGGAAAAGCAAA GGTGATGAACTGGACAGAGACATTTTGAAGTTAGTCTTGAAGGTGCAGCATTTGCTGGCAAATTTCTATGTCCAAATGCACCGGCTGAAGGATGCCGAGATGTATTGCCACAAGGCACTCGAGACAGCACAGCACCTGACAGATAGCACAGAGGTCCAATTTATAGTCG GACAGATGCTATGTTGTCTGTGTCTGATATTGCTGGAAGACAGACGACTGAATGCAGTGCCAGGACTTCTGAAAGAGATCAGCTCTGATAGACACATGTCTGACCATCCCCGTTCCGAAGGCACTGTGTTGTTTTTGAAGGCCATATACAA ATCGAGTCTCAATGAGCTTGAGGAAGCTGAGAGATGTCTCCGAGCGGCCCTGTCCAGCAGGAGGGGCTGGTATGGTTCTGAGCATCGACTGGTGGCAGAAGTGGAGGAGCAGCTCGCAGATCTCTGGGCcgacacacagtcacacacaga ATGGGAACAGAGGAAGATTGTTGAAGTGTACCGCCATGTTTTGAGCATTAAAGATACTGAGGCTCAAACGTTGCAACAAGTCAACCTGCAGCAAGATCTGTGTGTGATTCTTGTGAAGTTCG GTAAATTCCTGTTGCGTAGCAGCAGTAAGGCAGAGAGGAGAGAGGGGCTGGATCTACTTCAGAGAGCTTCAGACATTAGGATTCGCATCCTGGGCCGAGAGCACCCGCTCACCATAGAGTTAGAGCA TGGTTCAAACACTGATGGTATAGGAATGAGGAAATTTGCGGCAGAGGTGAACAGGACCGTCTCAAACAGGAAACAGACATTGAGGCCATCACCCACGACTTCTCTCCTCCAGCtacaacaaacaaaatcaaagtcACTTATAACAAGACCAACCATCAGACTCTCAAGGACCTCATCAGATCTAAGACCATCACCGGATAATCCAATTTACAGCCAGGATGAAACCCTAAAGAGACCATGGACGACCTTCCAGGTCTCAGTATTTGGGCCACAGAGTGATATAAGAACTCTGTTGCCAACAGTAAAAGGTTTACATATGTCCCGTCTGAGGTCAGTTAGGAGGTCTTTCCCAGAGAGATGCATCATACAGGAGGAAGCACTTAAACCACAGAACCAGTAG
- the ttc41 gene encoding putative tetratricopeptide repeat protein 41 isoform X2, giving the protein MQGTKKRVRPVSRYLACPLRPYMCHVEDDLQQELSYLHAQVFPYLDSLCLARGTCFRPVDLQRSKERGDEDLSSQTTHKTPALSDQQLKISLDLIDRSPFFICLLGYKYGDFGSTFDIGPRSFSEVARNLHVAAMSGYPWVTEDECGTCCLTELEIIKAAFQDEHRTCFFYFKDYTPLDNMENISDEMLMSLSELYTENHSVRRRMRNLKRRIIGRCLPVRFFRNLHELGMMMRNDWEGVINQFYGDPEYPIAGRQDLLDLRYHESHGRALCDWFVPSTQSTKILNTFNTFVHPITQHTKSEMHSRNREAHFKCDLGSRESEKSVLLVSGERGCGKSTLAARWLQTFCRENPDVPVISHFCGTSTSSTDVRSMLRQWTAELQRVHYDWDGVLEDATEFKPLHHMVQAFSAALRYGPCVLLLDGVDLLTESFGLSVQEVKELRWLPNALPPHCKCIITTTFTDLTYKSLNVRTDVHTLTCPPLSDPIIHRSVLFKHLSLPCKELPTRVFQRIAAKKLCHLPAFLALLGTEMRSCGVQREKEEEIEMLEEYIDVDSMPELCVKVILRWVKDYNGSRSRTKAMSQCKATSHTTNAALFTEGTSLLYKTRVWPMRCIYSPSLFLSSDLSGWVWDTLCLIHLSHAGLTEAEILALLEDLGYLGNPKDEVLEWARLRSAVWPWVQERANGHLTIMHQSFSQAMNLLLLDSRGQVKSQKDFNQILADFFQKSSLQRCSWVRKMEEIPWHLMHMGSFTELHSFLSDPVTVEALSNILEQNPKLTTDVIHYWTLLRDRGFDPASSFQFLMFQACRMEDLDERTTWRLSLFCAKVLLCFGESHQAEELLLQTDQIFRRVKMRKSKGDELDRDILKLVLKVQHLLANFYVQMHRLKDAEMYCHKALETAQHLTDSTEVQFIVGQMLCCLCLILLEDRRLNAVPGLLKEISSDRHMSDHPRSEGTVLFLKAIYKSSLNELEEAERCLRAALSSRRGWYGSEHRLVAEVEEQLADLWADTQSHTEWEQRKIVEVYRHVLSIKDTEAQTLQQVNLQQDLCVILVKFGKFLLRSSSKAERREGLDLLQRASDIRIRILGREHPLTIDGSNTDGIGMRKFAAEVNRTVSNRKQTLRPSPTTSLLQLQQTKSKSLITRPTIRLSRTSSDLRPSPDNPIYSQDETLKRPWTTFQVSVFGPQSDIRTLLPTVKGLHMSRLRSVRRSFPERCIIQEEALKPQNQ; this is encoded by the exons atgcaaGGGACAAAAAAGAGGGTGAGACCTGTCAGCCGATATCTGGCGTGTCCTCTTCGGCCTTACATGTGCCATGTAGAAGATGATCTACAGCAGGAGTTATCTTACCTTCATGCACAGGTGTTCCCTTACCTGGACTCACTTTGCTTGGCCAGAGGAACATGTTTCCGTCCTGTGGACTTGCAGCGAAGCAAAGAAAGAGGAGATGAAGACTTGAGCTCCCAAACCACCCATAAGACACCTGCTCTCTCCGATCAACAGTTGAAAATCAGTCTGGATCTCATTGATCGATCgccttttttcatttgtcttctTGGATATAAATATGGTGATTTCGGGTCCACGTTCGATATTGGACCTCGCTCTTTCTCTGAAGTGGCCAGGAACTTACATGTTGCTGCAATGTCTGGTTACCCTTGGGTCACGGAGGACGAGTGCGGAACCTGCTGCCTGACAGAGCTGGAGATCATCAAGGCGGCATTTCAGGACGAGCACAGgacatgtttcttttatttcaaagaCTACACGCCCCTGGACAATATGGAGAATATCAGTGATGAAATGCTCATGTCCCTGAGTGAGCTGTACACTGAGAACCATAGTGTGAGACGTCGAATGAGAAATCTTAAAAGACGAATTATAGGCCGCTGTCTTCCTGTCAG ATTCTTCAGAAACTTGCATGAGCTTGGGATGATGATGAGGAATGACTGGGAAGGAGTTATAAATCAGTTTTATGGAGATCCAGAGTATCCGATCGCAG gaaGGCAAGATTTATTGGATCTCCGTTATCATGAGAGCCACGGCCGTGCATTGTGCGACTGGTTTGTTCCCTCAACACAATCCACTAAAATACTGAACACATTCAACACATTTGTGCATCCTATAACCCAACACACAAAATCTGAGATGCACTCGAGAAATCGAGAAGCGCATTTCAAATG TGATCTTGGGAGCAGAGAGTCGGAGAAGTCGGTTTTGCTGGTGAGTGGTGAAAGGGGTTGTGGGAAGTCAACTCTGGCGGCACGGTGGCTACAGACCTTCTGCAGAGAGAACCCTGATGTTCCGGTCATCTCTCATTTCTGTGGGACAAGCACGTCCAGCACTGATGTCAGATCCATGCTTAGACAATGGACCGCTGAACTTCAAAGAGTGCATTATG ATTGGGATGGAGTTTTGGAAGATGCGACTGAGTTTAAACCCCTTCATCACATGGTGCAGGCATTCTCTGCAGCACTCCGATATGGGCCTTGTGTACTTTTACTAGATGGCGTTGACCTTCTGACAGAATCATTTGGACTTTCGGTTCAAGAG GTGAAGGAGCTAAGATGGTTGCCGAATGCTCTACCTCCCCATTGTAAATGTATCATTACGACCACATTTACTGACCTCACTTATAAAAGTCTCAACGTCAGGACCGATGTCCACACTCTCACATGTCCTCCTCTATCTGATCCCATCATCCACCGCAGTGTTTTATTCAAACATCTCTCATTACCCTGCAAAGAACTGCCAACCCGTGTTTTCCAAAGAATTGCGGCTAAGAAGCTATGCCACTTGCCGGCCTTTTTAGCTCTCCTTGGTACAGAAATGCGGTCGTGTGGGGTGCAGAGGGAGAAAGAAGAAGAGATCGAGATGTTGGAGGAATACATAGATGTTGATTCAATGCCAGAGCTCTGTGTGAAGGTCATTCTTCGCTGGGTGAAAGATTACAATGGATCTCGTAGTCGAACAAAAGCTATGAGTCAATGTAAAGCCACTAGCCATACAACAAATGCTGCATTATTTACAGAAGGTACATCCTTATTATATAAAACCAGAGTCTGGCCAATGAGATGTATTTACAGCccttctctcttcctctcttcaGACCTGTCGGGCTGGGTATGGGACACATTGTGCTTAATTCATCTGTCTCATGCTGGTCTGACTGAGGCTGAGATTCTGGCTTTGTTGGAAGATCTTGGTTATCTTGGTAATCCCAAAGATGAGGTGCTGGAGTGGGCCCGACTGCGCTCTGCAGTTTGGCCCTGGGTTCAGGAGAGAGCCAATGGTCATTTGACCATCATGCATCAGTCTTTTAGCCAAGCTATGAACCTGCTGCTTCTTG ATTCGAGGGGTCAGGTTAAGAGCCAAAAGGACTTCAACCAGATCCTCGCTGACTTCTTTCAGAAGTCCAGTTTGCAACGTTGTTCTTGGGTACGGAAGATGGAAGAGATTCCTTGGCACCTGATGCACATGGGCTCTTTCACAGAGCTACACAGTTTCCTCAGCGATCCAGT TACTGTAGAGGCTTTGTCAAACATACTGGAGCAGAACCCAAAGCTGACGACTGATGTTATACATTACTGGACACTACTGAGGGACAGAGGTTTTGACCCTGCTTCTTCTTTCCAGTTTCTGATGTTTCAGGCTTGTAGAATGGAGGATCTTGATg aaagaACCACATGGAGATTATCACTGTTCTGCGCGAAGGTTCTCCTCTGTTTTGGTGAGAGCCATCAGGCCGAGGAGCTGTTACTACAAACTGATCAGATCTTCCGAAGGGTCAAAATGAGGAAAAGCAAA GGTGATGAACTGGACAGAGACATTTTGAAGTTAGTCTTGAAGGTGCAGCATTTGCTGGCAAATTTCTATGTCCAAATGCACCGGCTGAAGGATGCCGAGATGTATTGCCACAAGGCACTCGAGACAGCACAGCACCTGACAGATAGCACAGAGGTCCAATTTATAGTCG GACAGATGCTATGTTGTCTGTGTCTGATATTGCTGGAAGACAGACGACTGAATGCAGTGCCAGGACTTCTGAAAGAGATCAGCTCTGATAGACACATGTCTGACCATCCCCGTTCCGAAGGCACTGTGTTGTTTTTGAAGGCCATATACAA ATCGAGTCTCAATGAGCTTGAGGAAGCTGAGAGATGTCTCCGAGCGGCCCTGTCCAGCAGGAGGGGCTGGTATGGTTCTGAGCATCGACTGGTGGCAGAAGTGGAGGAGCAGCTCGCAGATCTCTGGGCcgacacacagtcacacacaga ATGGGAACAGAGGAAGATTGTTGAAGTGTACCGCCATGTTTTGAGCATTAAAGATACTGAGGCTCAAACGTTGCAACAAGTCAACCTGCAGCAAGATCTGTGTGTGATTCTTGTGAAGTTCG GTAAATTCCTGTTGCGTAGCAGCAGTAAGGCAGAGAGGAGAGAGGGGCTGGATCTACTTCAGAGAGCTTCAGACATTAGGATTCGCATCCTGGGCCGAGAGCACCCGCTCACCATAGA TGGTTCAAACACTGATGGTATAGGAATGAGGAAATTTGCGGCAGAGGTGAACAGGACCGTCTCAAACAGGAAACAGACATTGAGGCCATCACCCACGACTTCTCTCCTCCAGCtacaacaaacaaaatcaaagtcACTTATAACAAGACCAACCATCAGACTCTCAAGGACCTCATCAGATCTAAGACCATCACCGGATAATCCAATTTACAGCCAGGATGAAACCCTAAAGAGACCATGGACGACCTTCCAGGTCTCAGTATTTGGGCCACAGAGTGATATAAGAACTCTGTTGCCAACAGTAAAAGGTTTACATATGTCCCGTCTGAGGTCAGTTAGGAGGTCTTTCCCAGAGAGATGCATCATACAGGAGGAAGCACTTAAACCACAGAACCAGTAG